The window CAACCTTTAATACTCCGGCTGCCCCTAACTTCTTGAGCTCTTCTTCATTTACTGTAGCGGTATCTTTCACTTCCACTCTGAGTCTTGTGATACAAGCGTCTGTAGAGACTATATTTTCCTTTCCACCTAAAGCTGATATTACAAGAACTGCAACTTCATTTTCAGAAAGCTTTATCTCGCTGGTTACCTCTTCTTCGTCTTCTCTTCCTGGCGTCTTTAAGTTAAACTTCTTGATGAAGAATGTAAACAGTATATAATAAACTACAAAGTATACTGCCCCTACTACGATAACTAAGTACCAAGGTGTTTTATTGGGAAGAACTCCGAAAGAGATAAAATCGATTAACCCTCCTGAGAATGTCATTCCTATCCTTACATTTAACATGTTCATAAGCATGAAGGAAGTTGCTGCTAACACACAGTGGACTCCGTATAAGACTGGTGCAACGAAGAGGAATAAGAACTCAATAGGTTCTGTGATTCCTGTAAGGAATGATGTAAGTGCCGCAGAAAGCAGAATTCCCCCTGCTATCTTTTTCTTAGATGGTTTTGCCTGTTGGTACATTGCAAGAGCCGCTCCAGGAAGTCCAAACATCATAAATACAAACTTTCCTGTCATGTATGCCCCTGTACTTCCAAAACTAGCTACATTGTCCTGAAGTTTCGCAAAGAATATAACCTGGTCTCCTCTGAATACCTGACCTAAAGAGTTTGTCCACTCTCCGAATTCAAACCAAAACGGAGAATAGAATATGTGATGAAGACCAAAGGGTATAAGCGCTCTTTCAATTAGTCCAAATACAAATGTTGAGAAAGCTGTTGGATTCTCTCCGATTACTGCAAGGGATGCCAGTCCAACTTGAACTGGCTTCCACACATATGGAAATACCAGTCCTACAAAGAAAGATAAAAATGCGGTAGCTATAGGCACAAATCTTTTTCCTGAGAAAAACCCTAAATAAGCAGGCAG is drawn from uncultured Ilyobacter sp. and contains these coding sequences:
- the ptsG gene encoding glucose-specific PTS transporter subunit IIBC, whose translation is MKGFAQLQKIGKALMTPVAILPAAGLLLAFGQPNVLNSTLMASAGGVIFANLPLLFAVGSAVGLAGGDGVAGLAAIVSLLIMNTVMGVTTGAAAEIALGNKAFAQVMGIPTLQTGVFGGILAGVIGAMMYKRFYKIELPAYLGFFSGKRFVPIATAFLSFFVGLVFPYVWKPVQVGLASLAVIGENPTAFSTFVFGLIERALIPFGLHHIFYSPFWFEFGEWTNSLGQVFRGDQVIFFAKLQDNVASFGSTGAYMTGKFVFMMFGLPGAALAMYQQAKPSKKKIAGGILLSAALTSFLTGITEPIEFLFLFVAPVLYGVHCVLAATSFMLMNMLNVRIGMTFSGGLIDFISFGVLPNKTPWYLVIVVGAVYFVVYYILFTFFIKKFNLKTPGREDEEEVTSEIKLSENEVAVLVISALGGKENIVSTDACITRLRVEVKDTATVNEEELKKLGAAGVLKVGKNGVQAIFGAKAQFIANDIKKMLE